In a genomic window of Sulfuriferula nivalis:
- the nuoL gene encoding NADH-quinone oxidoreductase subunit L codes for MTEIQKLYLLVPLAPLFGAIVAGLFGWAIGRTLSHIVTIAGVAVSCWASWVIFQDVQAGHVFNGTVYTWITTGDLRLEVGFLIDSLTAMMMLVVTFVSLMVHIYTIGYMKEDPGYQRFFSYISLFTFSMLMLVMSNNFLQLFFGWEAVGLVSYLLIGFWFTRPTAIYANLKAFLVNRVGDFGFLLGIGMVLAYFGTLDYASVFAQLPAMASTHVSIIPGMDWSLITVICILLFIGAMGKSAQFPLHVWLPDSMEGPTPISALIHAATMVTAGIFMVARMSPMFEMSQAALSFVIVIGAITALFMGFLGIIQNDIKRVVAYSTLSQLGYMTVALGASAYSVAVFHLMTHAFFKALLFLAAGSVIMGMHHDQDIRNMGGLRKYMPITWITSLIGSLALIGTPFFSGFYSKDSIIEATHIAMEHGLAGASFAYFAVVAGVFVTAFYSFRMYFLVFHGKERFDTHSHDEHQHGHDDHGHHGGVPHESSLVVTIPLILLAIPSLLIGYFAIQPMLFGDYFHGAIVINNTLHPAMEELKADYQGSTAMALHSLTSLPLWLAISGVALSWFFYMKRPDIPEAIKQRFIVIYNILDNKYGLDTFNAWFFAGGARALGGFFWRVIDVKIIDGFFVNGAAHLVGWFSTITRKWQSGYIYHYAFAMIIGVFALVTWFVRVA; via the coding sequence ATGACGGAAATTCAAAAACTTTATCTTTTAGTCCCGCTTGCACCATTGTTTGGTGCGATAGTAGCAGGATTGTTTGGCTGGGCTATAGGCCGCACGCTATCGCATATCGTCACTATTGCAGGTGTCGCTGTGTCATGTTGGGCTTCTTGGGTGATTTTCCAGGATGTGCAGGCAGGACATGTATTTAATGGGACGGTATACACTTGGATCACTACTGGTGATCTACGCCTGGAAGTCGGTTTCCTAATTGATAGTCTGACTGCAATGATGATGTTAGTAGTGACGTTTGTATCATTGATGGTGCATATTTACACTATCGGTTATATGAAAGAAGATCCAGGCTACCAGCGTTTCTTCAGCTATATTTCATTGTTCACATTCTCAATGTTGATGTTAGTAATGTCTAACAACTTCCTGCAACTGTTTTTTGGTTGGGAAGCGGTTGGTTTAGTGTCATATTTGCTTATTGGTTTTTGGTTCACTCGTCCAACAGCAATCTATGCGAACTTAAAAGCATTCCTAGTAAACCGTGTAGGTGACTTCGGGTTCTTGCTTGGTATTGGCATGGTGCTAGCGTACTTTGGTACGCTGGACTACGCATCTGTATTCGCTCAATTGCCTGCGATGGCTTCGACACACGTCAGTATCATCCCTGGTATGGACTGGTCGTTGATTACTGTGATTTGTATCCTGTTATTCATTGGTGCGATGGGTAAGTCAGCTCAGTTTCCACTGCATGTTTGGTTGCCTGACTCAATGGAAGGCCCTACACCTATATCTGCATTGATCCATGCAGCAACTATGGTGACAGCGGGTATTTTCATGGTGGCGCGTATGTCACCTATGTTTGAAATGTCTCAGGCCGCATTGTCTTTTGTGATTGTAATCGGTGCGATTACCGCGTTATTTATGGGCTTTTTGGGTATTATCCAAAATGATATTAAGCGTGTGGTTGCCTACTCTACATTGTCACAGCTGGGTTATATGACTGTTGCACTAGGAGCCTCAGCGTACTCAGTCGCAGTGTTCCATTTAATGACGCATGCGTTTTTCAAAGCTTTACTGTTCTTAGCAGCGGGTTCGGTCATTATGGGTATGCATCATGACCAGGATATTCGCAATATGGGTGGCTTGCGCAAGTATATGCCGATTACCTGGATAACGTCCCTGATAGGCTCGCTTGCGTTGATAGGTACACCATTCTTCTCTGGGTTCTACTCCAAGGACAGTATCATCGAGGCGACACACATTGCGATGGAGCATGGTTTGGCTGGTGCAAGTTTTGCCTATTTCGCGGTAGTAGCAGGCGTTTTTGTCACGGCTTTTTACTCTTTCCGCATGTATTTCCTGGTGTTCCACGGTAAAGAACGCTTTGATACGCACAGTCACGATGAGCATCAACATGGACATGATGATCATGGGCATCACGGTGGTGTTCCGCATGAATCATCTTTGGTTGTAACCATCCCATTAATATTGCTGGCTATTCCATCGTTATTAATAGGCTATTTTGCGATTCAGCCTATGTTGTTTGGAGACTATTTCCATGGGGCCATTGTTATTAATAACACATTGCACCCAGCAATGGAGGAGTTGAAAGCTGATTATCAAGGTTCAACTGCTATGGCGTTGCATAGCTTGACCAGTTTGCCATTGTGGTTAGCAATATCTGGCGTGGCGCTATCATGGTTTTTCTATATGAAGCGTCCAGATATTCCGGAAGCGATTAAACAGCGTTTCATTGTTATCTATAATATATTGGATAATAAATATGGTCTTGACACGTTTAATGCCTGGTTCTTTGCCGGTGGAGCGCGTGCTTTAGGTGGTTTTTTCTGGCGTGTAATAGATGTGAAAATAAT
- the nuoK gene encoding NADH-quinone oxidoreductase subunit NuoK, translated as MVSLSYYLILAGILFAISVLGIFLNRKNVIILLMSIELMLLAVNMNFIAFAHFMGDTAGQIFVFFILTVAAAESAIGLAILVVLFRNLRTIHVDDLDQLKG; from the coding sequence ATGGTTTCGTTATCATACTATTTGATATTGGCTGGCATTCTGTTTGCCATCAGTGTGCTGGGTATATTTCTCAATCGTAAGAATGTCATTATTTTATTGATGTCGATAGAGTTAATGCTATTGGCAGTGAATATGAATTTCATCGCTTTTGCCCATTTTATGGGGGATACAGCAGGGCAAATATTTGTGTTCTTTATTTTGACCGTGGCAGCAGCAGAGTCGGCAATTGGACTGGCGATACTGGTAGTGCTGTTCCGTAACTTGCGTACCATACACGTGGACGATTTGGATCAACTTAAAGGCTAA
- a CDS encoding NADH-quinone oxidoreductase subunit J, with translation MNFETIVFFGFAAILLFAGFRVITTRNPVHAALFLVLAFFTAAGLWLMLEAEFLAITLVLVYVGAVMVLFLFVVMMLDINLDRLREGFWDYLPLAAFVSVMLVIEMAVVLGSRSFGLDIVPAPAQHAANYSNTKELGRLLYTDYVYPFELAAVVLLVAIVAAIALTMRKRKTSKYQDPAQQVRIKRADRVRLVSMAAEQPSSTKS, from the coding sequence ATGAATTTTGAAACTATCGTATTTTTTGGCTTTGCAGCAATTTTGTTGTTTGCGGGATTTCGCGTAATTACTACACGTAATCCAGTACATGCGGCATTGTTTCTGGTGTTAGCTTTTTTTACAGCAGCAGGGTTGTGGCTGATGCTTGAAGCCGAGTTTTTGGCTATTACCTTGGTATTGGTATATGTAGGCGCGGTTATGGTTCTGTTCCTGTTTGTGGTGATGATGCTGGATATTAATCTGGACAGATTGCGTGAAGGTTTTTGGGATTATTTACCATTAGCGGCTTTTGTCTCAGTAATGCTGGTGATAGAGATGGCAGTGGTATTAGGTAGTCGTAGTTTTGGTCTGGATATAGTTCCTGCACCTGCTCAACACGCAGCCAATTATAGCAATACCAAAGAGTTGGGTCGTTTGCTTTACACTGACTATGTCTATCCATTTGAATTGGCTGCTGTAGTATTGCTGGTCGCCATTGTTGCTGCGATTGCATTAACTATGCGTAAACGTAAAACCAGTAAATATCAAGATCCTGCGCAACAAGTCAGAATTAAGCGTGCCGATCGTGTGCGTCTCGTAAGTATGGCCGCTGAACAGCCATCTTCTACTAAGTCTTAA
- the nuoI gene encoding NADH-quinone oxidoreductase subunit NuoI, with the protein MKAIKHFFTSLLLLELLQGMRLTGRHFFARKITVQFPEEKTPQSVRFRGLHALRRYPNGEERCIACKLCEAVCPAMAITIESEQRDDGTRRTTKYDIDLTKCIFCGFCEESCPVDSIVETHILEYHGEKRGDLYYNKEMLLAVGDKHEDQIAAARAADAKYR; encoded by the coding sequence ATGAAAGCGATAAAACATTTTTTTACCAGCTTGCTGTTGTTGGAATTGCTGCAAGGTATGCGCCTGACTGGGCGGCATTTTTTTGCACGCAAAATCACAGTGCAATTTCCTGAAGAGAAAACACCTCAGTCAGTGCGTTTCCGTGGTTTACATGCGTTGCGTCGTTATCCTAATGGCGAAGAGCGTTGTATCGCTTGTAAATTGTGTGAGGCAGTATGTCCAGCTATGGCCATCACCATAGAATCAGAACAGCGTGATGATGGGACTCGTCGTACCACGAAATATGATATAGATCTGACCAAATGCATTTTCTGCGGATTTTGCGAAGAGTCATGCCCTGTGGATTCCATAGTCGAGACGCACATATTGGAATATCACGGTGAAAAACGTGGTGACCTGTATTACAACAAGGAAATGTTGTTGGCTGTTGGTGACAAGCACGAAGATCAAATTGCAGCGGCTCGTGCTGCCGATGCTAAATATCGATAA
- the nuoH gene encoding NADH-quinone oxidoreductase subunit NuoH, with translation MAFLENLFGAAWPLVWNLAKIIAIVGPLMIAVAYLTYAERKVIGYMQVRIGPNRVGFKGLLQPIADGIKLLMKEIIIPSGANKFLFVLAPVLTIAPALAAWAVIPFSPEMVLANVDAGLLYILAMTSVGVYGVIIAGWASNSKYAFLGSLRSAAQIVSYEIAMGFALVGVLMAAQSLNLVDIVKGQTGGVFSWYWLPLFPMFIVYLIAGVAETNRAPFDVAEGESEIVAGFHVEYSGMAFAVFFLAEYANMILIAALTSIMFLGGWQPLFDIAPFTWIPGFVWLMFKIGFVLFLFLWFRATFPRYRYDQIMRLGWKVFIPITLVWLLFVGAMMQTPYGYLFH, from the coding sequence ATGGCCTTTTTAGAAAATTTGTTTGGTGCTGCTTGGCCACTGGTGTGGAATCTGGCCAAAATCATTGCCATTGTTGGTCCGTTGATGATAGCTGTAGCTTATTTGACCTATGCTGAACGCAAAGTCATAGGTTACATGCAGGTACGTATAGGTCCAAATCGCGTAGGTTTTAAGGGTTTATTACAACCGATAGCCGATGGTATCAAGCTATTGATGAAAGAGATCATCATACCGAGTGGCGCGAATAAGTTTTTGTTTGTGCTTGCGCCTGTATTGACCATAGCACCTGCGCTGGCAGCTTGGGCCGTTATTCCTTTTTCACCAGAAATGGTGTTGGCGAATGTTGACGCAGGTTTGTTGTATATCCTGGCGATGACCTCTGTTGGTGTGTATGGCGTGATTATTGCGGGTTGGGCATCCAACTCCAAGTACGCATTTCTTGGAAGCTTGCGTTCAGCAGCTCAAATTGTGTCTTACGAGATAGCCATGGGTTTCGCTTTGGTAGGGGTGTTAATGGCAGCGCAAAGTCTGAATTTGGTCGACATTGTGAAAGGCCAAACGGGCGGAGTTTTTAGCTGGTATTGGTTACCGTTGTTCCCTATGTTTATCGTTTATTTGATCGCGGGTGTGGCTGAAACCAACCGTGCACCATTCGACGTGGCTGAAGGTGAGTCTGAGATTGTCGCTGGTTTCCATGTTGAATACTCAGGGATGGCATTTGCTGTTTTCTTCCTGGCTGAATATGCCAACATGATTTTGATTGCGGCATTGACTTCGATCATGTTCTTGGGTGGGTGGCAGCCTTTATTTGATATCGCGCCATTTACCTGGATACCAGGTTTTGTATGGTTGATGTTCAAAATAGGTTTTGTTTTATTCTTATTCTTATGGTTCCGCGCCACGTTTCCTCGCTATCGTTATGATCAAATTATGCGTTTGGGTTGGAAAGTGTTCATCCCTATTACCTTGGTCTGGTTGCTGTTTGTCGGCGCAATGATGCAAACCCCTTACGGATATTTATTCCACTAA